The following proteins come from a genomic window of Streptomyces sp. Sge12:
- a CDS encoding AI-2E family transporter translates to MPGIHTWLGRVKDGAAALGERRTQVQARHEAELLAERQRVAEARRGRPRNPDPARAVPWGVRVAAEAGWRFLVLAATLWVIMRVIGSVRLVVLAFAAALLITALLEPTVSRLHRAGLSQGLSTALTALFGFVVLGLIGWFVVWQVLDNLDTLSGRLQEGIEELKRWLLDSPFHVTEQQINDVAGSLSDAIGTSTSEITSTGLRGVTVLVEIITGMLLAMFSTLFLLYDGRRIWQWTLKLVPAAARPDVADAGPAAWGTLTAYVRGTLIVAFIDALFIGLGIYFLGVPLAVPIAVVIFLASFVPLVGAVASGALAVVVALVTQGVFTALMTLLVVLVVQQIEGHVLQPFILGRAVRVHPLAVVLAVATGGVVAGIGGAVVAVPLVAVANTVIGHLRANGGDDEPAQDSPEAVAEERVDPPSAPDRDPA, encoded by the coding sequence ATGCCTGGCATTCATACGTGGCTCGGTCGCGTGAAGGACGGCGCCGCCGCGCTCGGGGAGCGTCGTACGCAGGTACAGGCGCGGCACGAGGCAGAGCTGCTGGCCGAGCGGCAGCGTGTCGCGGAGGCCCGCCGGGGCCGTCCGCGCAACCCGGACCCCGCCCGGGCGGTGCCCTGGGGCGTACGGGTCGCGGCCGAGGCCGGCTGGCGGTTCCTGGTGCTCGCGGCCACCCTGTGGGTCATCATGCGGGTGATCGGCTCGGTCAGGCTCGTCGTCCTCGCCTTCGCGGCCGCGCTGCTGATCACCGCCCTGCTGGAACCGACGGTCTCCCGGCTGCACCGCGCAGGGCTCTCACAGGGGCTGTCCACGGCCCTCACCGCGCTCTTCGGGTTCGTCGTCCTGGGGCTGATCGGCTGGTTCGTCGTCTGGCAGGTGCTCGACAACCTCGACACTCTGTCCGGGCGGCTCCAGGAAGGCATCGAAGAGCTGAAACGATGGCTCCTCGACAGCCCCTTCCATGTGACCGAGCAGCAGATCAACGATGTCGCCGGCAGCCTGAGCGATGCGATCGGCACCAGTACCAGCGAGATCACCTCGACCGGGCTCCGGGGCGTGACCGTCCTGGTGGAGATCATCACCGGCATGCTGCTGGCGATGTTCTCGACGCTCTTCCTGCTGTACGACGGCAGGCGCATCTGGCAGTGGACGCTCAAGCTGGTCCCCGCCGCCGCCCGGCCCGACGTCGCCGACGCGGGCCCGGCCGCCTGGGGAACCCTGACCGCCTATGTCCGCGGAACGCTGATCGTCGCCTTCATCGACGCCCTGTTCATCGGCCTCGGCATCTACTTCCTGGGCGTGCCGCTCGCCGTCCCCATCGCCGTGGTGATCTTCCTGGCCTCGTTCGTGCCCCTCGTGGGTGCCGTCGCGTCCGGAGCTCTCGCCGTGGTCGTGGCACTGGTCACCCAGGGGGTGTTCACCGCGCTGATGACCCTGCTGGTGGTGCTCGTCGTCCAGCAGATCGAGGGCCACGTGCTGCAGCCGTTCATCCTCGGCAGGGCCGTACGGGTCCACCCGCTGGCCGTGGTCCTGGCCGTCGCCACCGGCGGAGTGGTCGCCGGCATCGGCGGAGCGGTCGTCGCCGTCCCGCTGGTCGCCGTGGCCAACACGGTCATCGGGCACCTGCGCGCCAACGGCGGGGACGACGAGCCGGCGCAGGACTCCCCCGAGGCGGTCGCCGAGGAGCGGGTGGATCCGCCCTCGGCGCCCGACCGGGACCCCGCCTGA
- a CDS encoding MMPL family transporter: MRTSPRPARWLLPVLLLVVWLGVGGSLGPYAGRLGEVSTNDQAAFLPRSAESTRVAQAQGAFRQEESLPAVVVWTADGAAGVTPATTASAQAALAALAGRPWIAGPASPVVPSRDGRALQAVVPLDPALGDELPAAVDEIREAGDRVAATTFHVTGPAATRADLSQAFAGIDGLLLGVALAAVLLILLLVYRSVLLPLLIIIGAVFALSLACAIVYVLADAGLVRVDGQVQGILSILVIGAATDYALLLTARFREELGHTEDRYAAMRAALRQSWGPVVASAATVALGLLALFLSDLTNNRALGPVGAIGIVCAVASALTFLPAALVLLGRKAYWPAHVAAGSGSAGVWSRIAALVGGAPRRVWAVALAGLLACAAFAPTLHSGGVPLDEIFVNEAPSVTGQKELGRHFPGGAGNPAVVIAAADRQAEVRERAAGTRGVDSAAVRGEKDGRVRIDVVLKDPADSAAAKETVVRLREAVHPVPGAHALVGGFTAQAHDTQQTAERDREVIVPVVLAIILVILVALLRSLVMPLLLVATVALNFFATLGVSALVFHHVFGFSGTDSSVPLYGFVFLVALGVDYNIFLMSRVREESLRHGVHDGVIRGLTATGGVITSAGVVLAATFAALGVIPLAFLAQIAFIVAFGVLLDTLVVRSLLVPALVLDIGPASWWPGRLSRRPN; encoded by the coding sequence ATGCGCACGTCGCCCCGACCGGCCCGGTGGCTGCTGCCCGTCCTCCTCCTCGTGGTCTGGCTGGGCGTCGGAGGGAGCCTCGGCCCCTACGCGGGCAGGCTCGGGGAGGTCTCCACCAACGACCAGGCGGCCTTCCTGCCCCGCAGCGCCGAATCCACCCGGGTCGCACAGGCCCAGGGCGCCTTCCGGCAGGAGGAGTCCCTGCCGGCCGTGGTGGTCTGGACGGCGGACGGCGCCGCGGGAGTGACCCCGGCCACGACCGCCTCCGCGCAGGCCGCACTGGCCGCATTGGCGGGCCGCCCCTGGATCGCCGGCCCGGCCTCCCCGGTGGTGCCGTCCCGCGACGGCAGGGCGCTGCAGGCGGTGGTACCCCTGGACCCCGCTCTGGGCGACGAACTGCCCGCCGCGGTCGACGAGATCCGTGAGGCCGGCGACCGGGTCGCGGCCACCACCTTCCACGTGACGGGGCCGGCGGCCACCCGGGCCGACCTGTCACAGGCCTTCGCCGGGATCGACGGGCTGCTGCTGGGCGTGGCCCTGGCGGCCGTCCTGCTGATCCTGCTGCTCGTCTACCGCAGCGTCCTGCTGCCGCTTCTGATCATCATCGGCGCCGTGTTCGCCCTCTCCCTGGCCTGCGCGATCGTCTATGTCCTGGCCGACGCGGGGCTGGTCCGGGTCGACGGGCAGGTCCAGGGGATCCTCTCGATCCTCGTCATCGGCGCGGCCACCGACTACGCCCTGCTGCTGACCGCCCGCTTCCGCGAGGAACTCGGGCACACCGAGGACCGGTACGCGGCCATGCGCGCGGCCTTGCGGCAGTCCTGGGGTCCGGTCGTGGCCAGCGCCGCCACCGTGGCCCTGGGCCTGCTCGCCCTGTTCCTCAGCGACCTGACCAACAACCGGGCGCTCGGGCCCGTCGGGGCGATCGGGATCGTCTGCGCGGTGGCGAGCGCCCTCACCTTCCTGCCGGCGGCGCTGGTGCTGCTGGGGCGCAAGGCCTACTGGCCGGCGCACGTTGCCGCCGGGAGCGGCTCGGCAGGGGTCTGGAGCCGGATCGCCGCCCTGGTCGGCGGGGCTCCCCGGCGGGTCTGGGCGGTGGCCCTGGCGGGCCTGCTCGCCTGCGCCGCCTTCGCGCCCACCCTGCACTCCGGCGGTGTTCCGCTGGACGAGATCTTCGTGAACGAGGCCCCTTCGGTGACGGGGCAGAAGGAACTGGGCCGGCACTTCCCGGGCGGCGCCGGCAATCCGGCCGTGGTGATCGCCGCCGCCGACCGGCAGGCCGAGGTGCGCGAGCGCGCCGCAGGCACGAGGGGCGTGGACTCGGCCGCGGTGCGGGGCGAGAAGGACGGCCGGGTACGGATCGACGTGGTCCTGAAGGACCCGGCGGACAGTGCGGCGGCGAAGGAGACGGTGGTCAGGCTCCGCGAGGCGGTCCATCCGGTGCCGGGCGCGCACGCCCTCGTCGGCGGGTTCACCGCACAGGCCCACGACACGCAGCAGACGGCCGAACGGGACCGCGAGGTCATCGTCCCGGTGGTGCTGGCCATCATCCTCGTCATCCTGGTGGCCCTGCTGCGCTCGCTGGTGATGCCGCTGCTGCTGGTGGCGACGGTGGCCCTCAACTTCTTCGCCACCCTGGGCGTTTCCGCCCTCGTGTTCCACCACGTGTTCGGGTTCAGCGGCACCGATTCGTCCGTCCCCCTGTACGGCTTCGTCTTCCTCGTCGCCCTGGGCGTGGACTACAACATCTTCCTCATGTCGCGGGTGCGCGAGGAATCGCTGCGCCACGGCGTCCACGACGGGGTGATCCGGGGGCTGACGGCCACCGGCGGGGTCATCACCTCCGCGGGGGTGGTGCTCGCCGCGACGTTCGCCGCGCTGGGGGTCATCCCGCTGGCGTTCCTCGCGCAGATCGCCTTCATCGTGGCCTTCGGAGTCCTCCTGGACACCCTCGTCGTGCGCTCGCTCCTGGTCCCCGCCCTGGTCCTGGACATCGGCCCGGCGTCCTGGTGGCCGGGCCGGCTGAGCCGCCGCCCGAACTGA
- a CDS encoding nucleoside hydrolase has protein sequence MPVPIIIDCDPGHDDALAIMLAAGDPAVDLLAVTTVAGNQTLDKTTLNALRVCTVAGITGVPVAAGCDRPLVQPLDVAADVHGVSGLDGPMFPPPTVEVAAEHAVDLIHRLLAEHPEPVTLVPTAPLTNIALMLTRYPQDASRIREIVLMGGSTERGNRTPAAEFNVLTDPEAADIVFRSGVPLTMCGLNVTHQALATPEVVARFVALGTPLGRICADLLTYFGSTYRALYGFPSPPLHDPVAVARVIDPGLVHCVDAHVAVELHGRYTRGATVVDLHRSTGRPVNARVATTLETGAFWDRMVAAVATLGAEGNGTGDPGHTA, from the coding sequence GTGCCCGTCCCCATCATCATCGACTGCGATCCCGGCCACGACGACGCCCTGGCGATCATGCTGGCCGCCGGGGATCCGGCGGTGGACCTGCTGGCCGTCACCACGGTCGCGGGCAACCAGACCCTCGACAAGACCACCCTCAACGCCCTCCGCGTGTGCACGGTCGCCGGGATCACCGGCGTCCCCGTCGCGGCCGGTTGCGACCGGCCGCTGGTCCAGCCGCTCGACGTGGCGGCCGACGTGCACGGGGTGAGCGGACTGGACGGGCCGATGTTCCCGCCCCCCACGGTGGAGGTGGCCGCCGAGCACGCCGTGGACCTCATCCACCGGCTGCTGGCCGAGCACCCCGAGCCGGTCACCCTCGTCCCGACCGCCCCGCTGACCAACATCGCCCTGATGCTGACGCGTTACCCGCAGGACGCCTCCCGCATCCGCGAGATCGTCCTGATGGGCGGCTCGACCGAGCGCGGCAATCGCACCCCGGCCGCCGAGTTCAACGTACTCACCGACCCGGAGGCCGCCGACATCGTCTTCCGCTCCGGGGTGCCGCTCACCATGTGCGGGCTCAACGTCACGCACCAGGCACTGGCCACACCCGAGGTGGTGGCCCGCTTCGTGGCCCTGGGCACCCCGCTGGGACGGATCTGCGCGGACCTGCTGACCTACTTCGGGTCCACGTACCGCGCGTTGTACGGGTTTCCCAGCCCGCCGCTGCACGACCCCGTCGCCGTGGCCCGGGTCATCGACCCGGGCCTGGTGCACTGCGTGGACGCCCATGTCGCCGTGGAGCTGCACGGCCGCTACACGCGCGGCGCCACCGTGGTCGACCTGCACCGCTCCACCGGCCGCCCGGTCAACGCACGCGTGGCGACGACCCTGGAGACCGGCGCGTTCTGGGACCGCATGGTCGCCGCCGTCGCGACGCTCGGCGCCGAGGGGAATGGGACCGGGGACCCGGGGCACACGGCGTAG
- a CDS encoding TetR family transcriptional regulator, with protein MSTENGLREIRRRRTRRALLDAALAELAERSLGSLGLREVTRAAGVAPTAFYRHFRGMDELGTVLVEEALASLHATVREILAATGDAARRGEAVVRLIAELVRDRPAHVRFLVRERHGGVPAVRDAIAAQLDVFADEIGVALGSDPVSAGWAPDDVTMLSRLLVDHMFMTASAFLTASLRGEDWSAATGTALAQLRLIHLGRVHWAK; from the coding sequence ATGAGCACAGAGAACGGCCTTCGTGAGATCAGGCGCCGCCGCACCCGGCGCGCCCTCCTCGACGCGGCCCTGGCGGAGTTGGCGGAACGCAGCCTCGGCAGCCTCGGCCTGCGGGAGGTGACCCGGGCCGCGGGGGTGGCACCCACCGCCTTCTACCGGCACTTCCGGGGCATGGACGAGCTGGGGACCGTACTGGTCGAGGAGGCGCTGGCCAGCCTGCACGCGACGGTGCGGGAGATCCTCGCCGCGACCGGCGACGCCGCCCGCCGCGGCGAAGCCGTGGTGCGGCTCATCGCCGAACTGGTGCGCGACCGGCCCGCGCACGTCCGCTTCCTGGTCCGCGAGCGCCACGGCGGGGTACCGGCGGTGCGCGACGCCATCGCCGCTCAACTCGACGTCTTCGCCGACGAGATCGGTGTCGCGCTCGGATCCGATCCGGTGAGCGCGGGCTGGGCCCCCGACGACGTGACGATGCTGTCGCGGCTGCTGGTGGATCACATGTTCATGACGGCCTCGGCGTTCCTGACCGCTTCGCTGCGGGGCGAGGACTGGTCGGCCGCGACCGGCACGGCCCTCGCCCAGTTGCGCCTGATCCATCTCGGGCGCGTGCACTGGGCGAAATGA
- a CDS encoding DUF4190 domain-containing protein — MDSRTAAGNPAGTRTRTRDADAMAVTGFVLGLVGLLVMNLILGPTAVVLGALALRRHTTRPGRARLAIGLGLADVVLLACLVTADGTWSWSLT; from the coding sequence GTGGATTCCCGTACCGCGGCCGGCAATCCGGCCGGTACCCGTACGCGTACCCGTGACGCCGACGCGATGGCCGTCACCGGCTTCGTCCTCGGCCTGGTGGGCCTGCTCGTGATGAACCTGATCCTCGGCCCGACCGCCGTCGTCCTCGGCGCCCTCGCACTGCGGCGGCACACGACCCGGCCCGGCCGGGCCCGCCTGGCCATCGGCCTGGGCCTGGCCGACGTGGTGCTCCTCGCCTGCCTCGTCACCGCCGACGGCACCTGGTCGTGGAGCCTGACCTGA
- a CDS encoding DUF3253 domain-containing protein codes for MSDDSERQTVRRLERVILELLERRAPAATICPSDAARAAYAGTDDGWRALMEPARRAARRLVEAGAVDITQGGRPVDPATARGPIRIRIRRHR; via the coding sequence GTGAGCGACGACAGCGAACGGCAGACGGTGCGGCGTCTGGAGCGCGTCATCCTGGAACTGCTGGAGCGCCGCGCGCCGGCCGCCACGATCTGCCCCTCCGACGCCGCGCGAGCGGCGTACGCGGGGACGGACGACGGATGGCGCGCGCTCATGGAACCGGCCCGGCGCGCGGCCCGGCGGCTGGTCGAGGCCGGCGCGGTGGACATCACCCAGGGCGGGCGTCCCGTCGACCCGGCTACGGCTCGCGGTCCGATCCGGATCCGGATCCGCCGACACCGATGA
- a CDS encoding YciI family protein — MKYMIQMNVPAAEWDAIMSGYSEQDMQAMFAHMNALNDELTSAGEWVDGQGLGGPALVKTVRAGSDGRPEVTDGPARAGDILAGYWVVDVKSEDRALEIAARASACPGAGGKPSNDPVEVHPIPGAPTAA, encoded by the coding sequence ATGAAGTACATGATCCAGATGAACGTCCCGGCAGCCGAGTGGGACGCCATCATGTCGGGGTACTCCGAGCAGGACATGCAGGCCATGTTCGCCCACATGAACGCCCTCAACGACGAGCTCACCTCCGCCGGGGAATGGGTGGACGGGCAGGGCCTCGGTGGCCCCGCCCTGGTCAAGACGGTGCGGGCCGGGAGCGACGGCCGGCCCGAGGTGACCGACGGGCCGGCCCGGGCGGGAGACATCCTGGCCGGGTACTGGGTCGTCGACGTCAAGAGCGAGGACCGGGCCCTGGAGATCGCCGCACGGGCGTCCGCCTGCCCCGGAGCGGGCGGGAAGCCCAGTAACGACCCGGTCGAGGTGCACCCGATCCCCGGCGCCCCGACGGCCGCCTGA
- a CDS encoding NAD-dependent protein deacetylase, with translation MRMRPTLSWTPPGDLRPGTADPEPVADALRGGGVLVLSGAGMSTESGIPDYRGKGGSLSRHTPMTYQEFTASDGARRRYWARSHLGWRTFGRARPNAGHRAVAAFERAGLLTGVITQNVDGLHQAAGSEGVVELHGSLDRVVCLACGAVDSRRELARRLEATNAGFEPVAARLNPDGDADLTDGQVGDFRVAPCARCGGVLKPDVVFFGESVPPRRVEHCRGLVDGATSLLVLGSSLTVMSGLRFVRQAARAGKPVLIVNNDPTRGDPHALTRVALPLGPTLTDVAGRLGVPVDGPGT, from the coding sequence ATGCGCATGCGCCCCACCCTGAGCTGGACGCCTCCCGGCGATCTCCGGCCCGGCACCGCCGATCCGGAGCCGGTCGCCGATGCGCTGCGCGGTGGCGGTGTGCTGGTGCTGAGCGGGGCGGGCATGTCCACGGAGTCGGGCATCCCCGACTACCGGGGAAAGGGTGGAAGCCTGAGCCGGCACACCCCGATGACCTACCAGGAGTTCACCGCGAGCGACGGGGCCCGGCGCCGGTACTGGGCGCGCAGTCACCTCGGCTGGCGTACCTTCGGGCGGGCCCGGCCCAACGCCGGGCACCGGGCCGTGGCGGCGTTCGAGCGGGCCGGTCTGCTCACGGGAGTGATCACCCAGAACGTCGACGGCCTGCACCAGGCCGCCGGCAGCGAGGGCGTGGTGGAACTCCACGGCAGCCTGGACCGGGTCGTGTGCCTCGCGTGCGGTGCCGTCGACTCCCGCCGGGAACTGGCCCGGCGGCTGGAGGCGACCAACGCCGGATTCGAGCCGGTCGCCGCCCGCCTGAACCCGGACGGTGACGCCGACCTCACCGACGGGCAGGTCGGGGACTTCCGGGTGGCGCCCTGCGCGCGGTGCGGCGGCGTCCTCAAACCGGACGTGGTGTTCTTCGGCGAGTCCGTTCCGCCGCGGCGGGTCGAGCACTGCCGCGGCCTGGTGGACGGGGCGACCTCGCTGCTGGTCCTGGGATCCTCACTGACGGTGATGTCGGGGCTGCGGTTCGTCCGGCAGGCGGCCCGGGCCGGGAAGCCCGTACTGATCGTCAACAACGACCCGACCCGCGGCGACCCGCACGCCCTGACCCGGGTCGCGCTCCCCCTGGGGCCGACCCTCACCGACGTGGCCGGCCGCCTCGGCGTCCCGGTCGACGGCCCGGGCACCTAG